In Leuconostoc kimchii IMSNU 11154, one genomic interval encodes:
- a CDS encoding HIT family protein: protein MTIFDKIIAGDIPSYKVYEDDDILAFLDISQVTPGHTLVVPKKPVADIFAYDDDLAQKVLIKLPKIARAIKASNDQISGINIQSNNGPSAGQTVLYSHWHLIPRYDHDGLNDKLAPTIDNSSEFSAERYQTIAHAIASQF from the coding sequence ATGACTATTTTTGATAAAATTATTGCTGGTGACATTCCAAGTTACAAAGTATACGAAGATGATGATATCTTAGCATTTTTAGATATTTCACAGGTCACACCAGGTCACACACTAGTTGTACCAAAGAAACCAGTTGCTGATATTTTTGCATACGATGACGATTTAGCACAAAAAGTACTAATAAAGTTACCCAAAATTGCACGAGCCATTAAAGCTAGTAATGACCAAATTAGTGGCATTAACATACAATCTAACAATGGCCCTTCAGCTGGCCAAACAGTGCTATACTCCCATTGGCACCTTATTCCACGCTATGATCATGACGGCCTGAATGACAAACTTGCGCCCACAATTGACAACAGCTCAGAATTTTCAGCAGAACGATATCAGACGATTGCTCATGCAATTGCTTCTCAATTTTAA
- a CDS encoding ABC transporter ATP-binding protein yields the protein MGLNIENLSGGYAGNSVLKNISLAVADGEIVALIGLNGAGKSTTINHVIGELHPKQGTITLNDVQLSAEPTVFKSQIAYIPEQPILYDELTLGEHLHLMLAAHEMDNSTAWNRALALLKTFRLEDKLHWLPIHFSKGMRQKVMLVSAFMLDAPLLIVDEPFLGLDTLAQKAVTNLLRQQAKAGRSVLMTTHLLTSAAQFVDKFIVLHEGHVYFEGSPKALAKKYGLAMTQLDDFFDLIQGAGIDEIK from the coding sequence ATGGGATTAAACATCGAAAATTTATCCGGCGGTTACGCTGGCAATAGTGTACTCAAAAATATTTCGTTAGCGGTTGCTGATGGTGAAATTGTTGCTCTGATTGGCTTGAATGGGGCTGGAAAGTCAACAACTATTAATCATGTTATTGGAGAACTACATCCCAAACAGGGAACTATCACTTTAAATGATGTACAATTGTCGGCTGAACCTACGGTTTTTAAATCACAAATTGCATATATTCCGGAACAACCCATTTTATATGATGAACTCACTTTAGGTGAACATTTGCACTTGATGTTAGCAGCTCATGAAATGGATAATAGTACTGCTTGGAATCGTGCGCTTGCGTTATTAAAAACATTCCGTTTAGAAGATAAATTACATTGGTTACCAATTCATTTTTCAAAAGGTATGCGTCAAAAAGTGATGCTAGTATCAGCTTTCATGTTAGATGCACCATTGTTAATTGTCGATGAGCCTTTTTTAGGATTGGATACATTAGCACAAAAAGCGGTCACTAACCTTTTACGCCAACAGGCTAAGGCTGGACGAAGCGTTCTAATGACAACGCATTTGTTGACGTCAGCGGCTCAATTTGTTGATAAATTTATCGTTTTACATGAAGGGCATGTTTACTTTGAGGGTTCACCCAAAGCATTGGCAAAGAAATATGGGTTAGCAATGACGCAATTGGATGATTTTTTTGATTTGATACAAGGGGCTGGAATTGATGAGATTAAATAA
- a CDS encoding ABC transporter permease, with translation MRLNNLFLQRFARAQRTNMKYLRLLFNDHFVVFLLIAFGVVVLGYRQLIVSPVLSPIWKSNWWWFVEVIWLLLGLKVGTIVTYLKPADRLYLMGSDHVIIKKYLNHSMTLSTVYGGLWQLAFVAVLIPILVQTHIFSFARMMLLLLFMVSYKWLMLLDRRSTFFVNSKFVWLNTHMIVRRLLLDFLVPGMAITLIRQLPTNLTWVFGSVLISLIVLFGKVTYISESKANRLAIDWPVVVSQAIDHEQRVLHFYATFAEVPNQPRTSKRRRYLDAIIKFLAKRQPIIYRLYLTRFMRDTELLPLIVRLITVAVIILYALNDAPTWLIAGVASLMMYLVVFQLVPLYTTTQQNIWTRLLPIDNRSKQKAFSYLIKQMTVILILLFMCVSAVHGRSMLITVGIVMSIVSLFLNRVYIPQKIK, from the coding sequence ATGAGATTAAATAATCTATTCTTGCAACGTTTTGCTCGTGCACAACGTACAAATATGAAATACTTAAGATTACTTTTCAATGATCATTTTGTTGTGTTCCTTTTAATTGCTTTTGGCGTTGTTGTGCTAGGTTACAGGCAACTAATTGTTTCGCCAGTTCTTAGCCCGATTTGGAAATCAAACTGGTGGTGGTTTGTCGAGGTGATATGGTTACTTTTAGGATTAAAAGTAGGCACAATTGTGACTTACTTAAAACCCGCTGATCGTTTGTACTTAATGGGTAGTGATCACGTAATCATAAAAAAATATCTCAATCATAGTATGACTTTAAGCACTGTATATGGTGGTTTGTGGCAATTAGCTTTTGTCGCGGTCTTAATACCGATCTTAGTACAAACACACATATTTTCATTTGCACGTATGATGTTGCTCCTATTATTTATGGTGAGCTACAAGTGGCTAATGTTACTAGATAGACGATCAACTTTTTTTGTCAATTCAAAATTTGTATGGTTGAATACTCATATGATTGTACGCCGATTGTTGTTGGATTTTTTAGTGCCAGGTATGGCGATTACACTAATACGACAGCTGCCAACTAATCTTACATGGGTGTTTGGAAGTGTTTTGATTAGTTTGATTGTGTTATTTGGCAAGGTGACTTACATTAGTGAGTCAAAGGCTAACAGATTGGCGATTGATTGGCCGGTAGTTGTATCCCAAGCGATAGACCATGAGCAACGTGTGTTGCATTTTTATGCGACTTTTGCCGAAGTCCCAAACCAACCACGTACATCTAAACGGCGACGGTATCTGGATGCTATTATTAAGTTTTTGGCTAAACGGCAGCCAATCATATATCGCTTGTATTTAACACGTTTTATGCGAGATACTGAATTGTTACCACTGATTGTGCGTTTAATAACTGTGGCTGTTATCATTTTATACGCCTTAAATGATGCACCAACATGGTTAATTGCAGGGGTCGCATCGCTCATGATGTACCTTGTGGTATTCCAGCTAGTACCACTTTATACGACGACGCAACAAAATATTTGGACACGCCTATTACCTATTGATAATAGATCGAAGCAAAAAGCGTTTAGTTACCTCATAAAACAAATGACGGTGATCCTGATTCTTCTGTTTATGTGCGTCAGTGCTGTACATGGGCGGTCAATGTTAATAACTGTCGGGATCGTTATGAGCATTGTTAGTCTGTTTTTAAACCGTGTTTATATTCCTCAAAAAATAAAATAA
- the trmB gene encoding tRNA (guanosine(46)-N7)-methyltransferase TrmB yields MHLRAKPWAPDWLAAHSDIVIDQEQATAKIGQWQTLFDRNQPIHIEIGSGKGQFILGMALAHPEINYIGMEIQETAVAMAARRSFDQVGKLPNLRYIYGNGNGVETYFEKAEVSKLYLNFSDPWPKNRHESRRLTYKSFLKSYEAILPQHGEVEFKTDNRHLFEYSMVSFMNYGMRWTTDDYTFDLHHDVEKVAGNIETEYEQKFMAKGQPIYKIKAHF; encoded by the coding sequence ATGCATCTTCGAGCAAAACCTTGGGCACCTGATTGGCTAGCAGCACATTCTGATATTGTGATTGATCAAGAACAGGCAACGGCAAAAATTGGTCAATGGCAGACGTTATTTGATCGAAATCAACCCATTCATATTGAAATTGGTTCTGGAAAAGGACAGTTCATATTGGGAATGGCATTAGCTCATCCAGAAATCAATTATATCGGCATGGAAATTCAAGAAACAGCTGTTGCGATGGCTGCACGTAGAAGTTTTGACCAAGTTGGTAAATTGCCAAACTTGCGTTATATTTATGGTAATGGGAACGGTGTAGAAACTTATTTTGAAAAAGCAGAAGTATCAAAACTATATCTTAATTTTTCTGACCCGTGGCCAAAAAATCGACACGAGTCTCGTCGTTTAACTTACAAATCATTTTTGAAATCGTATGAAGCAATTTTACCGCAACATGGTGAAGTTGAATTTAAGACAGATAATCGACACTTATTTGAATATTCAATGGTTAGTTTTATGAACTATGGGATGCGATGGACAACGGATGATTATACATTTGACTTGCACCACGATGTTGAAAAAGTTGCTGGTAATATTGAGACAGAGTATGAACAAAAGTTCATGGCTAAGGGTCAACCGATTTATAAGATTAAGGCTCACTTTTAG
- a CDS encoding DMT family transporter, translating into MSWFYLLLAGLSEILWSTTMKLSQGFTKIGWAVITIIGLIGSMFFLLKAVKQLPFSLAYPIWTGIGAVGAVIVGVLLFHDKFPVSTWFFIVLLIIAIIGIKVTAGE; encoded by the coding sequence ATGTCGTGGTTTTATTTGTTACTTGCGGGGTTGTCTGAAATATTATGGTCAACAACTATGAAATTGAGCCAGGGTTTCACTAAAATAGGTTGGGCAGTGATAACAATTATTGGCTTAATTGGTAGCATGTTTTTCTTATTAAAGGCGGTGAAACAATTACCCTTTAGCTTGGCTTATCCAATTTGGACAGGCATCGGTGCTGTTGGAGCAGTTATTGTGGGCGTGTTATTATTTCATGATAAGTTTCCAGTGTCTACCTGGTTTTTTATTGTTTTATTAATCATAGCTATTATTGGCATTAAAGTTACTGCTGGCGAATAA
- a CDS encoding pyridoxamine 5'-phosphate oxidase family protein, protein MIGVIMYAKRFIQLFFIFLITMFVVDYVVDISGVNNYFYKSLLATIIGYVILTIPLTILTILKQKRRFNAATGLTDKSAFQNALQNLDNILILSTVDASGEIASNIVTFKQSHTDENILYIVSDVTSQRVGNIRDNQSVAIATWFDKKTGNRLTSNQIDVDLIVSNQLQQMLKEHSEIRELSDTFKNKVVIQLRIKSVRVESFRDQLVDITF, encoded by the coding sequence ATGATAGGAGTTATTATGTACGCTAAACGATTTATTCAATTATTTTTTATTTTTTTAATCACGATGTTCGTTGTTGACTATGTTGTTGATATATCAGGTGTTAATAATTATTTCTATAAGTCACTGTTGGCAACGATTATTGGTTACGTTATTTTGACAATTCCACTCACCATACTAACTATATTGAAACAAAAACGTCGATTCAACGCTGCAACTGGTTTAACAGATAAAAGTGCTTTTCAGAACGCCCTTCAAAATTTAGATAATATTTTAATATTATCAACGGTAGATGCATCGGGAGAGATTGCGTCAAATATCGTAACGTTTAAACAGTCGCATACTGATGAAAATATTCTTTATATCGTATCAGATGTGACGTCTCAAAGGGTTGGCAATATACGTGATAACCAATCAGTCGCAATCGCGACTTGGTTTGATAAGAAAACGGGTAATAGGCTGACTTCCAACCAAATTGACGTAGATCTGATTGTATCAAATCAATTACAACAGATGTTAAAGGAGCATTCAGAAATAAGGGAATTATCGGACACGTTTAAAAATAAAGTGGTCATTCAATTGAGAATTAAATCTGTTAGAGTTGAATCATTTCGAGATCAGCTTGTAGATATAACTTTTTAG
- a CDS encoding CsbD family protein, producing the protein MSIEEKFDNAKDKIAGKAKEVEGKVTGDKQREAEGKAQGVFGKVKDAVTDAKDSVKDSINKLKDDVEK; encoded by the coding sequence ATGTCAATTGAAGAAAAGTTTGATAATGCAAAAGACAAAATTGCTGGTAAGGCAAAAGAGGTAGAAGGCAAAGTTACAGGAGACAAACAGCGTGAGGCTGAAGGTAAGGCACAAGGTGTTTTTGGTAAAGTAAAAGACGCAGTGACAGATGCTAAAGACTCCGTGAAAGACAGTATTAATAAGTTAAAAGATGATGTAGAAAAATAA
- a CDS encoding TetR/AcrR family transcriptional regulator, whose product MGKEDARILRTKKLIEETTINLLTTQPDFSITALLNRAQVTRGTFYKYYRNKEHLISEVNNSLLIAFMVQVQGQFHVAKMIAAISDRAAFYNAVLNLHHDSIYFTTLVSRMRTQMQTQLSAITDDELRRRQTFQWEVINGGFWALIAKWLMENMNLAQTELLTEFVEILRINTTGWAQTGLILFDFEPLNKR is encoded by the coding sequence ATGGGAAAAGAAGATGCTCGTATTTTAAGAACAAAAAAACTTATTGAGGAGACAACGATTAACCTATTAACGACACAACCAGACTTTTCAATTACAGCGTTATTAAACCGTGCACAAGTCACACGTGGGACTTTCTATAAGTACTACCGGAATAAGGAACATTTGATTTCCGAAGTGAATAATAGTTTGCTAATAGCGTTTATGGTACAAGTTCAAGGTCAATTTCATGTGGCTAAGATGATTGCAGCAATAAGTGATCGTGCAGCGTTTTATAATGCGGTACTTAATCTACATCATGATTCAATTTATTTTACAACATTGGTGTCACGTATGCGAACACAAATGCAAACTCAGTTGTCTGCAATAACTGATGATGAACTACGTCGCCGACAAACATTTCAGTGGGAAGTGATTAACGGGGGTTTTTGGGCACTCATCGCTAAATGGTTGATGGAAAATATGAATTTAGCACAAACTGAATTGTTAACAGAATTTGTTGAAATTTTGCGTATTAATACAACAGGCTGGGCGCAAACGGGCTTGATATTATTTGACTTTGAACCTCTGAATAAAAGATAA
- the rplU gene encoding 50S ribosomal protein L21 has protein sequence MAYAIIVTGGKQYKVAEGDTIFVEKLDATEGEKVVFDQVVLIDGKVGTPFVEGAKVAGTVEKQGKQKKVITFKYKAKKNMHSKQGHRQPYTRVKIDSIA, from the coding sequence ATGGCATATGCAATTATTGTAACAGGCGGCAAACAGTATAAAGTCGCTGAAGGCGATACAATTTTCGTCGAAAAGTTAGATGCAACTGAAGGTGAAAAGGTTGTTTTTGACCAAGTTGTTTTGATTGATGGCAAAGTTGGGACACCTTTTGTTGAAGGTGCTAAGGTTGCTGGAACTGTTGAAAAGCAGGGTAAGCAAAAGAAAGTGATTACTTTCAAATACAAGGCCAAGAAGAATATGCATTCTAAGCAAGGCCATCGCCAACCATATACACGCGTGAAGATTGATTCAATCGCGTAA
- the rpmA gene encoding 50S ribosomal protein L27 — translation MLMNQENLQMFAHHKGGGSSANGRDSAGRRLGTKVADGQALTAGSIIYRQRGTHIYPGVNVKKGGDDTLFALSDGVVKFERKGREKRQVSVYSREQYNEILAAAK, via the coding sequence ATGTTGATGAACCAAGAAAACTTACAAATGTTCGCGCACCACAAAGGTGGCGGATCTTCAGCCAACGGTCGTGACTCAGCTGGTCGTCGTTTGGGAACTAAGGTTGCCGACGGACAAGCTTTGACAGCTGGTTCAATTATTTATCGCCAACGTGGCACACATATCTATCCAGGTGTAAATGTTAAAAAGGGTGGAGATGACACACTTTTTGCTTTATCGGATGGGGTTGTAAAGTTTGAACGTAAAGGTCGCGAAAAGCGTCAAGTATCTGTTTACTCACGTGAACAATATAATGAAATTTTGGCTGCTGCAAAGTAA
- a CDS encoding M24 family metallopeptidase, translating to MTKYFEARITKLQKLLNKLSLDGMIVYQGANTKYLTGFNGGTGDGVVVIGRNQARLITDSRYETDYSDRLPAGVDLKITRAYYEEAVATAVEFNIKQLSFEADLPYNIYDYIDELLPADIAFDALPSAIETLREVKDDSELAALREAAQASVHAFNELLPLIKVGMTERQVANELDRLQKKYGAEKSSFDTIVASGYRSALPHGEATDKVIESGDLLTIDFGYYVSNYTSDVTRTVAIGYISDELKEVYAVVKQANENAIAIVKPGISGSEIDHVARDYIVAHGYGDYYNHSTGHGVGLDIHEGPALSAQSSDEMQAGHLLTIEPGVYLAGKGGVRIEDDIIVTRDGYENLTAGITKDLIIVEG from the coding sequence ATGACTAAATATTTTGAAGCACGAATTACCAAATTACAGAAACTTTTAAACAAGTTATCTCTTGATGGTATGATTGTTTACCAAGGCGCTAATACAAAGTATTTAACAGGATTTAATGGTGGTACGGGTGACGGAGTTGTTGTCATTGGTCGTAATCAAGCGCGTTTAATTACTGATTCGCGTTATGAAACGGATTATAGCGATCGTCTACCTGCAGGCGTTGATTTGAAAATTACTCGTGCTTATTATGAAGAAGCAGTTGCTACTGCTGTAGAGTTCAATATTAAACAATTATCTTTTGAGGCAGACTTGCCATATAATATTTATGATTATATTGATGAATTATTGCCAGCAGATATTGCGTTTGATGCATTACCTTCAGCGATTGAAACGCTTCGAGAGGTCAAAGACGATTCAGAATTAGCTGCCTTACGAGAAGCAGCTCAGGCATCGGTTCACGCATTTAATGAGTTGCTCCCTTTGATCAAAGTGGGTATGACAGAACGTCAAGTAGCAAATGAACTGGACCGTTTACAAAAAAAATATGGTGCTGAAAAATCATCATTTGATACAATTGTTGCCTCAGGGTACCGATCAGCATTACCACATGGTGAGGCAACGGATAAGGTCATTGAATCTGGCGATTTGCTTACAATTGACTTTGGTTACTATGTTTCAAATTATACATCCGATGTGACACGCACTGTTGCTATCGGTTACATTAGCGACGAGTTAAAAGAAGTTTATGCAGTAGTCAAGCAGGCCAATGAAAATGCCATTGCAATTGTAAAACCAGGTATTTCTGGCAGTGAAATCGATCATGTTGCAAGAGATTATATTGTAGCACATGGCTATGGTGATTATTACAATCATTCAACGGGTCATGGTGTTGGTTTAGATATCCACGAAGGACCAGCATTGAGTGCACAATCAAGTGATGAAATGCAAGCTGGGCATTTATTAACAATTGAGCCAGGTGTTTATTTGGCTGGCAAAGGTGGTGTTCGCATTGAAGACGATATTATTGTGACACGAGACGGTTATGAAAACCTGACAGCGGGTATTACCAAAGATTTAATTATAGTTGAGGGTTGA
- a CDS encoding bifunctional metallophosphatase/5'-nucleotidase yields the protein MQTETIHLLHTNDMHSHFENWPRILRFLVDKQIQYPESYTFDIGDAIDRLNPFTDATMGQGNVALMNEAHYDGVTIGNNEGLVLSHDAMNHLYDHADFDVLLSNLKEEPNQTQPRWAQNYKIITTGVGTKLAVFALTAPYDLTYPALGWHPQQVDDTIDQLLPLLRQEADVVILLSHLGLPTDEHIAEKYDIDVIIGAHTHHLLPQGKLVNGSLLAGAGRYGEHIGDITLSLSNHHIFNKHATTIPTYELAEADEDYSLISGWLHKGQSLLEKKYVTTLPRNLTTDEQNYDALRALKKYFNVPAAMVSSGMFVDDLSKGELSRYELLESMPHAINPMLITLTGQDIKTLFKEIDEQQNWLATLAMKGSGFRGKVFGYVRFSGIDRQRDGQILYQGKLLESQKQYEIATLDHYKWVPFFPVIQQAPAKIQLNILLRELMAQYYQEKYSGTKHAV from the coding sequence ATGCAGACTGAAACAATACATTTATTACACACGAATGATATGCATTCTCACTTTGAAAACTGGCCACGTATCTTAAGATTTTTGGTAGACAAACAAATACAGTACCCAGAGAGTTACACATTTGACATCGGTGATGCGATTGATCGTTTAAATCCATTTACGGACGCAACAATGGGACAGGGAAATGTTGCATTAATGAACGAAGCCCATTATGATGGTGTAACTATTGGTAATAATGAAGGATTAGTATTATCGCATGATGCAATGAATCATTTGTATGACCATGCTGATTTTGATGTGCTATTAAGTAATTTGAAAGAGGAGCCAAATCAAACACAACCAAGGTGGGCTCAAAATTATAAAATTATTACGACCGGTGTTGGCACAAAACTAGCTGTTTTTGCGCTAACAGCACCGTATGATCTCACATATCCTGCATTAGGATGGCATCCTCAGCAAGTTGATGACACAATTGACCAATTATTGCCCTTACTTCGTCAAGAAGCCGATGTCGTTATTTTATTATCACATTTGGGGCTGCCTACGGATGAACATATTGCCGAAAAGTATGATATTGATGTGATTATTGGGGCCCACACGCATCATTTGTTGCCACAAGGTAAACTAGTAAATGGTAGCTTACTAGCCGGAGCTGGTCGATATGGAGAGCATATTGGAGATATTACACTGTCTCTTTCTAATCACCATATTTTTAATAAGCATGCTACCACAATACCGACATATGAGTTAGCAGAAGCTGATGAAGACTACAGCTTAATTAGTGGCTGGTTACATAAAGGACAGTCATTGTTAGAAAAAAAGTATGTGACAACGTTACCGCGTAACTTAACTACCGATGAACAAAATTATGATGCGCTACGAGCTTTGAAAAAATATTTTAATGTACCGGCAGCTATGGTATCAAGTGGTATGTTTGTTGATGATTTGTCTAAAGGTGAGTTAAGTCGTTATGAGTTGTTGGAGAGTATGCCGCACGCTATCAATCCAATGCTAATCACACTAACAGGACAAGACATCAAGACGCTCTTTAAAGAAATTGACGAGCAACAAAATTGGTTAGCGACATTGGCAATGAAAGGCAGTGGCTTTCGTGGTAAAGTATTCGGGTATGTTCGTTTTTCTGGCATCGATCGTCAGCGTGATGGACAAATTTTGTATCAGGGTAAACTGCTTGAAAGTCAGAAGCAATATGAAATTGCAACACTTGATCATTATAAGTGGGTGCCATTTTTCCCAGTTATACAACAAGCTCCTGCTAAAATTCAGTTGAATATTTTATTACGAGAGTTGATGGCACAGTATTATCAAGAAAAGTACAGTGGTACCAAACACGCTGTTTAG
- a CDS encoding YutD family protein: MDRETLKAQTLLQQEERKTAYQITQHGDEIEIDKLTLELVDNFKSAFDTEKLAIRYTPLLAQYDYIVGDISAEQLRLKGFYRNDKTVSNGDKIAALQDYLFEYVNFGAPYFVLENVNPRPVEPEERSKSSKRTHRNSHKKTEKKRINGREKINKNKTVASSNKKTVKRPFVIKQK; encoded by the coding sequence ATGGATCGTGAAACATTAAAAGCTCAAACGCTGTTGCAACAGGAAGAACGTAAAACAGCATATCAAATTACACAGCACGGTGATGAAATAGAAATCGATAAATTAACGTTAGAATTGGTTGATAACTTTAAATCAGCTTTTGATACAGAAAAGTTAGCTATCCGATATACACCATTGTTGGCACAATACGATTATATTGTTGGGGATATTTCTGCAGAGCAGTTAAGGCTTAAGGGGTTTTACCGCAACGACAAAACGGTGTCAAATGGTGATAAAATAGCTGCACTTCAAGATTATTTATTTGAATATGTTAATTTTGGTGCCCCCTATTTTGTTTTGGAAAATGTTAATCCGCGTCCAGTTGAACCAGAAGAACGGTCAAAAAGCAGTAAACGAACGCATAGAAATTCACATAAGAAGACTGAAAAAAAGAGAATTAATGGTAGAGAAAAAATCAATAAAAATAAAACGGTGGCATCCAGTAACAAAAAAACTGTAAAACGGCCATTTGTAATCAAACAAAAGTAA
- a CDS encoding branched-chain amino acid aminotransferase: protein MSHKKAQPQDFNWSELGFEYHDLPYRFRAYFKDGKWSDGALETDSNLPVNEAATGLHYGQNIFEGLKVYRRQDGGANLFRPDRNAKRLQNSAARLMMAPVPEELFLRALKEVTKANKDFIPPYGTGATLYLRPFEFGGGPVVGVHPADNYVFEVYATPVGAYYKGGLTPTAYVTNEYDRAAHGGTGAAKAGGNYGASMLAGDEAHAAGYSDVVYLDPRLHENIEELGSANFFGITKDGRFLTPKSPSILPSVTKYSLLEVAKELGLEAEETTISINDLDQFTEAGAMGTAAVISPVGSITHHGNKHVFYSETEVGPWTQKLYDRLTAIQYGDEKGPENWAVDVPLD, encoded by the coding sequence ATGTCACATAAAAAAGCACAACCTCAAGATTTTAATTGGTCCGAACTGGGATTTGAATATCATGATTTACCCTACAGATTTCGTGCATATTTCAAAGATGGCAAGTGGAGTGACGGCGCTCTGGAAACGGATTCTAATTTACCAGTGAATGAAGCGGCAACCGGCCTTCATTATGGCCAAAATATTTTTGAAGGTTTAAAAGTATACAGACGCCAAGATGGTGGTGCTAATTTGTTTCGCCCTGACCGTAACGCAAAAAGATTACAAAATTCAGCTGCGCGGCTTATGATGGCCCCAGTCCCTGAAGAATTATTTTTACGCGCTTTAAAAGAAGTAACTAAAGCGAATAAAGATTTCATTCCACCATACGGTACTGGTGCAACACTTTATCTTCGACCATTCGAATTTGGTGGTGGTCCAGTTGTTGGTGTTCATCCGGCTGATAATTATGTTTTTGAAGTTTATGCAACACCTGTTGGTGCGTATTATAAAGGCGGTTTAACACCAACAGCCTATGTTACAAATGAATATGATCGTGCAGCCCATGGTGGCACTGGCGCCGCAAAAGCTGGCGGCAACTACGGTGCATCAATGCTAGCTGGTGACGAAGCGCATGCTGCTGGGTATTCTGATGTCGTTTACCTCGATCCTCGTCTGCATGAAAATATTGAAGAGCTAGGTTCTGCAAACTTCTTTGGTATCACAAAAGACGGTCGCTTTTTGACACCAAAGTCACCTTCAATTTTGCCATCAGTAACAAAGTACTCATTGCTTGAGGTCGCAAAAGAATTGGGACTGGAAGCTGAGGAAACAACCATTTCAATCAACGACTTGGACCAATTCACAGAGGCAGGTGCTATGGGGACTGCAGCAGTCATTTCCCCCGTTGGTTCAATTACACATCACGGTAACAAGCACGTCTTTTACTCAGAGACAGAAGTTGGTCCTTGGACACAAAAATTGTACGATCGCCTAACTGCCATTCAATATGGTGATGAAAAAGGACCAGAAAACTGGGCCGTTGATGTGCCACTTGATTGA